A genome region from Manihot esculenta cultivar AM560-2 chromosome 5, M.esculenta_v8, whole genome shotgun sequence includes the following:
- the LOC110614822 gene encoding uncharacterized protein LOC110614822: MRQTLEGDGKISMNYCFLLLMPAEVDGVPHPARSVCISQISLANYACGGLDPSPISDIFHHHHHGHGHRHNRHGSLTHETPTESCCRWLNNVENECVCDLLIQLPAFLSKPAHQLTVVIGEYCRVTFSCSGRVRP; this comes from the exons ATGCGACAAACTTTGGAAGGAGATGGGAAAATTAGCATGAATTATT GTTTCTTATTGCTTATGCCGGCTGAAGTTGATGGCGTCCCACATCCAGCACGCAGTGTGTGCATCTCCCAAATTTCACTGGCCAATTATGCTTGTGGAGGGCTGGATCCGTCGCCGATATCCGACATTTTCCACCACCATCATCATGGGCACGGGCATAGGCATAATAGACATGGGAGCTTAACCCATGAAACACCTACAGAGAGCTGTTGTCGGTGGCTGAACAATGTGGAAAATGAATGCGTCTGTGATTTGCTGATTCAGTTGCCAGCATTTCTTTCGAAGCCTGCGCATCAGCTTACTGTCGTTATTGGCGAGTATTGTAGAGTTACTTTTTCATGCAGTGGACGAGTGAGACCATGA
- the LOC110616314 gene encoding adenylate isopentenyltransferase 3, chloroplastic: MKLSMSICHQTHSHVLDIPTNRLKMDIVRWQKTKVVILMGATGTGKSRLSIDLATQFPAEIINSDKMQIYKGLEITTNKITEEERSGIPHHLLGEVNPNADFTAKDFCNMASLAVESISTRGLLPIIVGGSNSYIEALVDDADYRFRSKYDCCFLWVDVSMPVLNDFLCKRVDEMVFKGMVDEVRNIFDPLADYSRGIRRSIGVPELDKYLRAEAFSDGENCERLFLEAIREVKNNNCKLAHRQLEKIRRLKNVKGWNIHRIDATQVFRKRGSMEAEEMWKKLVAKPSSAIVREFLHRVTAATSGITKDFIAQYVF; the protein is encoded by the coding sequence aTGAAACTTTCCATGTCTATCTGCCACCAAACACATAGTCACGTGCTTGACATTCCCACCAATAGGCTCAAAATGGACATTGTAAGGTGGCAGAAAACAAAGGTGGTGATTTTAATGGGCGCAACTGGCACTGGCAAGTCCAGACTCTCCATAGACCTGGCAACCCAATTCCCAGCAGAAATCATCAACTCTGATAAAATGCAAATCTACAAGGGCCTTGAAATAACAACCAACAAAATCACTGAAGAAGAGAGATCCGGTATACCACACCACCTGCTTGGAGAAGTAAATCCTAATGCAGACTTCACAGCTAAAGATTTCTGCAACATGGCTTCACTTGCTGTTGAATCAATTTCGACTAGGGGCTTACTTCCAATCATCGTTGGAGGCTCCAATTCATACATTGAGGCCTTGGTGGATGATGCAGATTATAGATTCCGATCAAAATACGATTGCTGCTTCCTGTGGGTGGATGTCTCAATGCCTGTGCTGAACGATTTCCTTTGCAAGCGAGTCGATGAAATGGTTTTCAAAGGAATGGTTGATGAGGTGAGGAACATCTTCGATCCCTTGGCAGATTACTCCAGAGGGATCAGGAGATCGATCGGAGTCCCGGAGCTGGACAAGTACTTGAGAGCTGAAGCTTTTTCCGATGGAGAAAACTGCGAGAGACTATTTCTTGAAGCAATACGTGAGGTTAAAAATAACAACTGTAAGTTAGCTCATCGGCAACTGGAGAAAATCCGGCGGCTGAAAAATGTCAAGGGGTGGAACATTCATCGGATTGATGCCACTCAAGTTTTTCGTAAACGAGGAAGCATGGAAGCCGAGGAGATGTGGAAGAAGCTTGTGGCCAAACCCAGCAGCGCcattgttagagagtttcttCACAGAGTCACAGCTGCCACTTCAGGAATAACCAAAGACTTTATTGCGCAATATGTTTTCTAA